In a genomic window of Gloeocapsopsis dulcis:
- a CDS encoding response regulator: MTKRILIVDDDKDICKIVQISLEKFAGWTTAIAQSGQEGLLKAQTERLDAILLDVSMPDMDGFQFCTQIRANAATRSVPIILLTAKTLPSDRQRFAQMAVAGVITKPFNPMTVWTQVAKILGW; encoded by the coding sequence ATGACAAAGCGCATTCTGATTGTCGATGATGACAAAGACATCTGTAAAATTGTGCAAATCTCCCTAGAAAAGTTTGCTGGGTGGACAACTGCGATCGCTCAATCAGGACAAGAAGGACTTCTCAAAGCTCAAACAGAACGCTTGGATGCAATTCTTCTTGATGTATCAATGCCTGATATGGATGGATTCCAGTTTTGTACGCAGATTCGAGCCAATGCAGCAACGCGATCAGTTCCTATCATATTGCTCACGGCTAAAACATTACCAAGCGATCGCCAACGCTTTGCTCAAATGGCAGTGGCTGGTGTGATTACCAAGCCATTTAATCCGATGACTGTGTGGACGCAAGTTGCAAAAATTTTAGGTTGGTAA
- a CDS encoding DUF3172 domain-containing protein, whose protein sequence is MKRRPIKDTATKSPGFLSSAFNYASIFVLAGVFILGIGIGIAFSSTVTLSPSNVASREFIDQSAPNPELCVQYGASAMVMDTRLFVSLNPFNVYVAQPSLRPGCVMRTNNWTILEQRRLISSQQVRDCKNRMNTFAFTGDLGSSPEINCVYQNDSARNFYLNQPGAVTPQETERF, encoded by the coding sequence ATGAAACGTAGACCTATTAAAGACACAGCAACTAAATCTCCTGGTTTCTTATCCTCAGCTTTTAATTACGCCTCAATCTTTGTATTAGCAGGGGTGTTTATTTTAGGAATTGGTATCGGTATTGCTTTTAGTTCTACCGTAACGCTTAGCCCTTCCAATGTGGCTTCGAGAGAATTTATCGATCAAAGTGCGCCTAACCCTGAACTCTGCGTTCAATATGGCGCTAGTGCAATGGTGATGGACACTCGCTTGTTTGTATCACTCAACCCATTTAACGTCTATGTTGCACAGCCGAGTTTGCGCCCTGGATGTGTGATGCGTACCAACAACTGGACAATTTTAGAGCAGCGTCGATTAATTTCATCACAGCAGGTACGCGATTGTAAGAACAGAATGAATACATTTGCTTTTACAGGAGACTTGGGTAGTTCACCCGAAATTAACTGCGTTTACCAAAACGATTCGGCAAGGAATTTCTATCTCAATCAACCTGGTGCAGTTACACCACAAGAAACAGAAAGATTTTAA
- a CDS encoding response regulator, which produces MKILLVEDDPSISKALATTLTAHRYTVDTALDGQIALELALQGEHDIIVLDIVLPKLDGLSVCQQLRQQGCQTPILILTAKDANEDIITGLNAGADDYLTKPCDLAHFLARVRALLRRQGNPTVSPILTWGELCLDPILIQVTYLQQVIVLSPKEYSLLELLLRHPQRIFSRSSIINHLWSIDDSPTDAAVTNLIKDLRRKLKSAGMQEELIETVYRLGYRLRTAPKKEVEQVKVEDCQKENLASIGQVVWDFRASLEKRIDILEEAARSPVYSLSSFQHQQVQEEAHRLAGGLGTFGYAKGSDLARAIEYLFIEGDWEEDRQQQFTQLLTELKQEIAKPPTVLLPTLKPLILAIANDTLIAELQQAAPHRGWQVEVVCDRSDVLHRNGNTPSVIFMSINHAVPDCGLMLLQELKIQFPTTPILILTTQDSLDSRVTVARLGVSRYVVQPATTDEIFDAIAQVLPQTTLTDAKVMIVDDDPIALQALATVLQPWGLQITTLNQPKHFWQIFTTTVPDVLLLDLEMPTFNGLELCRVVRQDVYYSDLPILVVTAQIDSVSIQNVFAAGADDFIAKPIIGPELVTRTLAHIERSRIQRQLLQYQKEHLQTRQLQATIDSLTQAANRHYFDEFLHREWQRLADAQAPLSLISYDIDYFKSYNDLYGYPAGDNCLQQVTRVVWDCIKPGRDLVARLGGDEFVIVLPETSLEQALQVAQRIQQAIAQLQIPHPSGTHQYITLSLGISGTIPQLNISPQELIAIATQALYAAKARSRNTYCLYPL; this is translated from the coding sequence ATGAAAATTCTCTTAGTTGAAGACGATCCCTCGATAAGTAAGGCTCTAGCGACGACACTAACTGCCCATCGCTATACTGTCGATACTGCATTAGATGGTCAGATTGCTTTGGAACTCGCCCTTCAAGGAGAGCATGACATTATTGTGCTGGATATCGTGCTGCCAAAGTTAGATGGTTTAAGTGTGTGCCAACAACTGCGTCAACAAGGATGCCAAACTCCCATCTTGATATTGACAGCAAAGGATGCAAACGAAGATATTATTACGGGACTGAATGCAGGCGCTGATGATTACCTCACAAAGCCTTGCGATTTGGCTCATTTTTTAGCACGAGTAAGGGCGCTGTTGCGCCGTCAGGGAAATCCAACGGTTTCTCCTATTCTGACATGGGGTGAGCTATGTCTTGACCCTATCCTGATTCAAGTAACCTATCTGCAACAGGTTATTGTCCTCAGTCCCAAAGAATATAGCCTACTAGAGTTATTGTTACGTCATCCACAGCGAATCTTTAGCCGTAGTAGTATTATCAATCACCTCTGGTCTATTGATGACTCGCCGACAGATGCTGCAGTCACAAATTTGATTAAAGATTTGCGGCGGAAACTGAAGTCAGCAGGGATGCAAGAAGAATTAATTGAGACAGTGTATCGATTGGGATATCGATTGAGAACTGCGCCAAAGAAAGAAGTCGAACAAGTAAAAGTAGAAGATTGCCAAAAAGAGAACTTAGCTTCCATTGGGCAAGTGGTGTGGGACTTTAGGGCTTCTTTGGAAAAACGCATTGATATTTTAGAGGAAGCAGCGCGATCGCCAGTCTATAGCCTTAGTTCATTCCAACACCAGCAAGTCCAAGAAGAAGCCCATCGTTTAGCAGGTGGATTAGGAACATTTGGATATGCTAAAGGTTCAGATTTAGCACGAGCAATCGAATATCTATTCATTGAAGGTGATTGGGAAGAAGACCGACAACAGCAATTTACCCAACTCCTAACAGAACTAAAGCAGGAAATTGCCAAGCCACCAACAGTATTACTACCAACTTTGAAACCGTTGATATTGGCGATCGCCAACGACACATTAATTGCAGAATTACAGCAAGCCGCACCCCATCGAGGCTGGCAAGTTGAAGTTGTGTGCGATCGCTCAGACGTGTTGCATCGTAATGGTAATACTCCGAGCGTGATTTTTATGAGTATCAATCATGCTGTACCAGATTGCGGATTAATGCTACTTCAGGAATTAAAAATTCAATTTCCTACCACTCCTATTTTGATTCTGACAACGCAAGACAGTTTAGATAGTCGAGTTACAGTTGCACGATTGGGAGTGAGTCGCTACGTTGTGCAACCTGCAACAACTGATGAGATTTTTGATGCGATCGCCCAAGTCTTACCACAAACAACACTCACCGATGCCAAAGTCATGATTGTGGATGATGACCCCATAGCATTGCAGGCATTAGCGACAGTGTTACAACCGTGGGGATTGCAGATTACAACATTAAATCAACCCAAGCATTTTTGGCAAATTTTCACAACTACGGTTCCTGACGTGCTGTTGTTAGACTTGGAAATGCCCACGTTTAATGGACTTGAACTATGTCGTGTTGTTCGCCAAGATGTTTATTATAGCGATTTACCAATTTTAGTTGTTACTGCTCAGATAGATAGTGTCTCAATTCAAAACGTATTTGCAGCGGGAGCCGATGACTTTATTGCTAAACCAATTATAGGTCCAGAACTCGTTACACGCACACTTGCCCACATCGAGCGATCGCGCATTCAGAGACAACTACTACAGTATCAAAAAGAACATCTGCAAACTCGGCAGCTGCAAGCAACAATTGATTCACTCACGCAAGCTGCAAATCGCCACTATTTTGATGAATTTCTCCACCGCGAATGGCAGCGCCTTGCAGATGCACAAGCTCCTTTAAGTTTAATTTCGTACGATATTGATTATTTCAAGTCTTACAACGATCTCTACGGCTATCCAGCAGGAGATAATTGTTTGCAACAAGTCACTCGTGTTGTTTGGGATTGTATCAAACCTGGTCGCGATCTAGTGGCGCGGCTAGGAGGAGACGAGTTTGTCATTGTCCTACCAGAGACTAGCCTCGAACAAGCACTACAGGTTGCCCAACGCATTCAACAGGCGATCGCTCAATTGCAGATTCCCCATCCCTCTGGTACTCATCAATACATCACCCTTAGCCTGGGCATCAGTGGTACGATTCCACAGCTAAATATCTCTCCTCAAGAATTAATTGCAATTGCAACTCAAGCACTCTATGCTGCAAAAGCAAGGAGTCGTAATACATACTGCTTATACCCGTTGTAA
- a CDS encoding RNA-guided endonuclease InsQ/TnpB family protein: MKYTVSMTQQVLTVSCKLGVEAGLALIIDATLQGFADCCNWINSTVDPKVTGRLAIHKETYHYCKQTFELPANLVCQAISRVSSNRKSAKLKNSPVKKFKPTSAGYDARIFSFNEHNWTVKLTLKDGRYSFPLLIGNYQRHLLSGKTPTSAILVKRQSGEYYIQIQVKPKPPKTNDSNECLGVDLGRKSIAYTSSGDNWDADDINKLRDHYANLRKNLQYKASKGTRSSRRRCRELLKRLSGKERRFQTWLNHTISASIVKSAANNKKIIAIEDLTGIRDDLNQEPRNREERRRTNSWAFYQLRVFLTYKCLKQGVKLISVPPAYTSKSCASCLRIGSRNGKAYECQCGWKCDSDHNASIVISKLGVSVNTPEGSSLFCSLDRDDSGLLKAHTVPLAVSAG, encoded by the coding sequence ATGAAATATACTGTAAGCATGACACAACAGGTGCTTACGGTTAGTTGCAAGCTTGGGGTTGAAGCAGGATTGGCGCTCATTATTGATGCCACGCTTCAGGGTTTTGCTGATTGCTGTAACTGGATCAACTCTACGGTTGACCCAAAAGTTACAGGCAGATTGGCTATACATAAAGAGACTTACCACTATTGCAAACAAACATTTGAGTTGCCAGCTAACTTGGTCTGTCAAGCTATTTCTAGGGTTTCTAGTAATCGCAAAAGTGCAAAGCTTAAAAATAGTCCAGTCAAAAAATTTAAACCAACTAGCGCTGGATACGATGCGCGAATATTTAGCTTTAACGAACATAACTGGACGGTTAAACTGACACTGAAAGACGGAAGGTATTCTTTCCCGTTGTTGATTGGTAATTACCAACGGCATTTGTTGAGCGGAAAAACACCAACTTCTGCCATCTTGGTCAAAAGACAATCGGGAGAGTATTACATTCAAATTCAGGTAAAACCCAAGCCACCAAAGACAAATGATTCTAATGAGTGTTTGGGGGTTGACTTGGGCAGAAAGTCTATTGCATACACAAGTTCTGGAGATAATTGGGATGCCGATGATATAAATAAATTGCGCGACCACTATGCCAATTTGAGAAAGAATCTTCAATATAAAGCTAGTAAAGGCACGAGAAGTTCTCGCCGCAGATGTAGAGAGCTTTTGAAACGGCTGTCTGGCAAGGAGAGAAGATTTCAAACTTGGCTTAACCACACGATTAGCGCTTCGATCGTTAAATCTGCTGCTAATAACAAAAAGATAATAGCAATAGAAGATTTGACTGGCATCAGGGATGACTTGAATCAAGAACCACGCAACAGAGAAGAACGGCGTAGAACCAATAGTTGGGCGTTCTATCAGTTGCGTGTGTTTTTGACTTACAAATGTCTCAAACAAGGAGTCAAACTGATTAGTGTTCCACCCGCTTACACATCCAAATCTTGTGCATCCTGCCTCCGAATTGGAAGTAGAAATGGTAAGGCTTACGAGTGTCAGTGTGGATGGAAATGCGATAGTGACCATAACGCAAGTATTGTGATTTCTAAACTTGGGGTGTCAGTAAATACGCCTGAAGGTTCGAGTCTTTTCTGTTCTTTGGATAGGGATGATTCAGGGCTGTTGAAAGCCCACACTGTACCGCTTGCGGTCAGCGCTGGGTAG
- a CDS encoding AMIN domain-containing protein translates to MNREHLHNGRLVNKLGFIPLMGLATIVAVESGTKPASPTATLSNWRFDPAANQLEITLEAQTTPNYFLLEQPLRIVVDLPNTQLGKVATQQDYSGAVRQVRVSQFDKNVTRIVLELAPDTVLNTGQMVQLQRMTPQPTKGDRWVLRPQIARQTPQPTTQNPALPTTLPPATPPSPQQPIVSVPPLQPSPTTTVPVIEFGQPLPTTVPSPSSTLPQATTPSSSNIVVPAANTLPDATRLSRQSPDVLLLAGTRLNLRYAGESPLPLKAGVPQQVEMVLAEDIRNRNLNAQSVVIDNLIAPAGTAIMGQFETDDRGSRFVAQAIALQGQNLPLAAQSGVIDAVDQTTTTNSPTIEPGKIVQVRLTQDLQRL, encoded by the coding sequence ATGAACAGGGAACATTTGCATAACGGACGTTTGGTAAATAAACTGGGTTTTATACCTTTAATGGGGTTAGCGACAATAGTAGCTGTTGAAAGTGGCACAAAGCCTGCATCTCCAACTGCAACTTTATCGAATTGGCGTTTTGATCCTGCAGCAAATCAGTTGGAGATTACGCTAGAAGCCCAAACGACACCTAACTACTTTTTACTTGAGCAGCCATTACGAATTGTTGTTGATTTACCTAATACTCAGCTAGGAAAAGTTGCCACCCAACAAGATTACTCTGGGGCAGTACGTCAAGTTCGCGTTTCTCAGTTTGATAAGAATGTGACTCGGATTGTTTTAGAACTTGCTCCTGATACAGTTTTAAACACAGGACAAATGGTACAGTTACAGCGAATGACTCCACAACCTACAAAAGGCGATCGCTGGGTGTTACGTCCACAAATTGCGCGTCAAACTCCGCAGCCTACTACACAAAATCCTGCACTGCCTACTACTCTCCCTCCAGCAACGCCTCCTAGCCCACAACAACCTATCGTTAGTGTGCCACCACTACAACCATCTCCTACCACGACCGTACCAGTCATTGAGTTTGGACAACCGTTACCCACAACCGTACCATCTCCATCAAGTACCCTGCCTCAAGCAACGACTCCCAGTAGTAGTAACATTGTTGTTCCTGCAGCCAACACTTTGCCAGATGCTACGAGGTTAAGTAGACAGTCGCCTGATGTGCTGTTACTAGCAGGTACAAGACTAAACCTCCGCTACGCTGGTGAGTCACCATTACCCCTCAAAGCAGGTGTTCCTCAACAAGTAGAAATGGTACTGGCAGAAGATATTCGTAATCGCAATCTCAATGCTCAAAGTGTAGTCATTGATAATTTAATTGCCCCTGCTGGTACTGCAATCATGGGACAATTTGAAACTGACGATCGTGGTAGCCGCTTTGTTGCTCAAGCGATCGCACTTCAAGGGCAAAATTTACCTTTAGCAGCCCAATCAGGTGTTATTGACGCGGTAGATCAAACCACTACCACGAACTCACCAACGATAGAACCTGGCAAAATTGTCCAAGTTCGCTTAACTCAAGATCTCCAAAGGCTTTAA
- a CDS encoding YidH family protein, protein MNSQQPTNITNELAKQRNRAAAERTLISWIQNCLTLIGFGITFDRIFNAVNQTFSGNDATLNAQIAQIVGLSAIALGILLLVLAIISYLIDVRSIGQPDYLYRPIHTATAAFVVAAIILFGLVTLVAIFMTTVLVSIERTILPT, encoded by the coding sequence ATGAATTCTCAGCAACCAACTAATATCACCAATGAACTTGCCAAACAGCGCAATCGAGCAGCGGCGGAACGAACTTTGATCAGTTGGATTCAAAATTGTTTGACGCTGATTGGTTTTGGTATTACTTTTGATCGCATTTTCAACGCGGTAAATCAGACATTTTCTGGAAATGATGCAACGCTGAATGCGCAAATAGCTCAGATTGTTGGCTTGAGTGCGATCGCACTCGGTATTTTGCTCTTGGTTTTAGCAATCATCAGCTACCTTATAGATGTTCGTTCAATTGGGCAACCTGACTATTTATACCGCCCGATTCATACTGCGACTGCTGCGTTCGTTGTTGCTGCAATTATTCTATTTGGGCTAGTGACTCTCGTTGCTATTTTTATGACGACAGTGCTAGTTTCCATAGAACGCACGATTTTACCAACCTAA
- a CDS encoding PAS domain S-box protein, producing the protein MKSSDSLHHRHRYLAKIPLGILLSVPFLLQLLGATGLVGYLIYRSEQQAIHKLGNQLVNEVGEQIYHQLDHYLQTAQIVNHRNLTVIHDGLLDIQDFEQTGHYFWHQFNTYDFNSIQFARADGSYVGVSYQDQIPVISEVPQPHHKQFVYSTNLQGFRTHLQQTTANLNVLDATWYRDAVAAKQPIWTSVYTRDSSHQKAVTASTPVYDSQGSLLGVLSIDLNLKQISRFLQQLEIESGRAIILARSGLLIADSNSTEMTAQGEQRHRATDMEPLLRSIKTHLARFGNLNQLAQYSTRLAIAEQLTYIRVLPYQDAYGLDWLIIVAIPESELMENVRVNQQQTLLWCGLIVLLVAALGIVTVHWTINPARRLVPVDAIAQRRFRHLAFTNEVLTAQLVNAWRHIAQFNVAPTLPEQPTLPILQNLESLPEIIYSATIEPDGLMHFEYINQAAANFYEISVAEFLAQPNRIILMQMHPEDRAGYLAQVAQSTQIAAFSYEWRSITPSGKLKWLRTSSQPEQRTGDIYWHGVIFDISDRKQHEQELQASQAQLNDIFNWVGVSIARLRFYPDQTFEADYCSAGCEAMFGYTPEELTAQLWASRIPPEDLQASMEQGFAAICQEQPVTNEYRFRRKDGSLRWIADTLTSRWDEAKGCWIVTAVGVDITDRKNFETALHQSEALNRAILNALPDLIIRMHQDGTYLDVKPTTGFPVLTSPNSIGTNICDLLPPEVAQQRLAVASVALSTKQMQVYEFPLIVNGQSLWQEARVMPLTTDEVLVVIRDLTERNQAEQALHASEQRFRQAFNDAPIGMALVSPTGHFLKVNRVLCEIVGYTDKELLTLTYEDITHPDDRQADTENVQQLLTGEISCYEMEKRYIRKQGDVVQALLNVSLVKVAQQPLYFVAQVLNISDRYEIDRIKDEFIAIVSHELRTPLTAIRGALGLLAAGVLDDEPLQVKEVLEIALNNSDHLVRLLDDLLNLKRLESGTLPLIVETRRVADLIKQAIAYTTTIADEANVKISTRFPTIEIQVAGDAIVQTLTNLLSNAIKFSPAGSTVWLSAELKESKSAPHILFAVQDRGRGIPADKLETIFQPFQQVDISDAQQKRGIGLGLAICKRIVEQHGGQIWVNSELGKGSIFYFTLPIAQQDV; encoded by the coding sequence ATGAAGTCGTCTGATTCGCTGCACCATAGACATCGCTACCTTGCCAAAATTCCTTTAGGAATACTGCTGAGTGTGCCCTTTTTGCTCCAACTTTTAGGTGCTACAGGGTTGGTAGGCTACCTGATTTACCGCAGTGAACAACAAGCGATTCATAAATTAGGAAATCAGTTAGTCAATGAAGTTGGAGAGCAAATTTATCACCAATTGGATCACTATTTGCAAACAGCTCAAATAGTAAACCACAGAAATCTTACCGTAATTCACGATGGGCTTCTAGATATTCAAGATTTTGAGCAAACTGGACATTACTTTTGGCATCAATTTAACACTTACGATTTTAATTCAATTCAGTTTGCACGAGCCGATGGCTCATATGTTGGCGTAAGTTACCAAGATCAAATTCCGGTGATTAGTGAAGTTCCGCAACCGCATCACAAACAATTCGTTTACTCTACTAATCTTCAAGGTTTTCGCACTCACCTACAGCAGACAACTGCAAATCTTAATGTGCTTGACGCTACTTGGTATCGCGATGCAGTAGCAGCAAAACAGCCAATTTGGACATCAGTATACACTAGGGATTCGTCCCATCAAAAGGCAGTTACTGCAAGTACACCAGTGTATGATTCTCAAGGCAGTTTACTAGGTGTGCTCAGTATTGACCTCAATCTTAAGCAAATTAGTCGTTTTTTGCAGCAGTTAGAAATAGAAAGCGGTAGGGCTATTATTTTAGCAAGATCTGGGCTATTAATTGCTGACTCAAATTCAACCGAAATGACTGCTCAAGGCGAACAACGCCACAGGGCAACAGATATGGAACCTTTGCTGCGCTCAATCAAGACTCACCTAGCGCGCTTTGGCAATCTCAATCAGTTAGCGCAATACTCGACTCGGCTAGCGATCGCCGAGCAACTAACTTATATTCGCGTACTTCCTTATCAAGATGCATACGGGTTGGATTGGTTGATTATCGTTGCTATACCCGAATCGGAATTGATGGAGAATGTTCGTGTCAACCAACAGCAGACTTTGTTGTGGTGTGGACTCATTGTCCTTTTAGTAGCAGCACTTGGCATAGTTACAGTCCATTGGACGATCAATCCAGCACGGCGTTTAGTGCCAGTAGATGCGATCGCTCAAAGACGGTTCAGACATTTAGCTTTCACCAACGAAGTTCTCACAGCACAACTCGTTAATGCTTGGCGACACATTGCACAGTTTAATGTTGCGCCAACGCTCCCAGAGCAGCCTACATTACCTATACTACAAAATTTAGAATCGCTACCAGAAATCATCTATTCAGCAACAATTGAGCCAGATGGCTTGATGCACTTTGAATATATTAATCAAGCGGCTGCAAATTTTTATGAAATCAGTGTGGCAGAATTTTTGGCACAACCAAACCGCATCATATTGATGCAAATGCACCCAGAGGATCGTGCAGGCTATCTCGCACAGGTTGCTCAAAGTACTCAAATAGCAGCCTTTAGTTATGAGTGGCGTAGCATCACACCTTCTGGCAAGCTCAAGTGGTTGCGTACGAGTTCACAGCCAGAACAACGCACAGGTGATATCTACTGGCACGGAGTTATTTTTGATATTAGCGATCGCAAGCAACACGAACAAGAGCTGCAAGCATCTCAAGCTCAACTGAATGATATTTTCAACTGGGTAGGAGTCTCCATTGCTCGATTGCGTTTTTACCCCGATCAAACTTTTGAGGCTGACTATTGCTCTGCAGGCTGTGAAGCTATGTTTGGATACACTCCAGAAGAATTAACTGCACAATTATGGGCATCTCGAATTCCGCCAGAAGACTTGCAAGCTAGCATGGAACAAGGGTTTGCAGCTATCTGCCAAGAACAGCCCGTCACAAATGAGTATCGCTTTCGGCGTAAAGATGGTTCCCTGCGCTGGATTGCAGACACTTTAACTTCACGCTGGGATGAAGCAAAAGGTTGTTGGATTGTGACTGCTGTAGGAGTTGATATTACAGATCGCAAAAATTTTGAGACAGCGTTACACCAAAGTGAAGCACTCAATCGAGCAATTTTGAATGCGTTACCAGATCTGATTATTCGGATGCATCAAGATGGAACATATCTCGATGTCAAACCCACAACGGGATTTCCTGTCCTGACTTCACCTAACTCGATTGGAACAAATATTTGCGATCTGCTCCCACCAGAAGTTGCCCAACAAAGACTAGCAGTAGCATCTGTTGCCTTGTCTACAAAGCAGATGCAAGTGTATGAGTTTCCCCTGATAGTTAATGGACAGTCGCTTTGGCAAGAAGCACGAGTGATGCCTCTCACTACCGATGAAGTGTTGGTAGTGATTCGCGATCTCACAGAACGCAATCAAGCAGAACAGGCACTACACGCAAGTGAGCAACGGTTTCGCCAAGCTTTTAATGATGCGCCAATTGGTATGGCATTAGTTTCACCAACAGGACATTTTTTAAAAGTGAATCGTGTGCTGTGTGAAATTGTCGGCTATACCGACAAGGAACTTTTGACACTTACTTATGAAGATATTACCCATCCTGACGATCGCCAAGCAGATACAGAGAACGTGCAACAGCTATTGACAGGTGAGATTAGCTGCTACGAAATGGAAAAAAGGTACATACGCAAGCAAGGTGATGTCGTACAGGCGCTATTGAATGTCTCGCTCGTGAAAGTCGCGCAACAACCACTCTATTTTGTGGCTCAAGTTCTGAATATCAGCGATCGCTATGAAATTGATCGTATAAAAGATGAATTTATCGCAATTGTGAGTCACGAACTCCGCACACCTCTAACTGCAATTCGTGGTGCTTTAGGACTTCTAGCAGCGGGTGTTTTAGATGACGAACCGCTCCAAGTTAAAGAAGTACTAGAAATTGCCTTGAATAACAGCGATCATTTAGTCCGGTTGCTAGACGATCTGCTTAATCTGAAACGATTGGAATCTGGCACGCTTCCACTGATCGTCGAAACGCGGAGAGTTGCCGATCTCATTAAGCAGGCGATCGCCTACACCACAACAATTGCTGATGAAGCTAATGTCAAAATTTCTACTAGATTTCCGACAATTGAAATTCAGGTAGCAGGTGATGCGATCGTGCAAACCTTAACTAATTTATTAAGTAATGCAATTAAGTTCTCGCCTGCAGGTAGTACAGTTTGGCTCAGTGCAGAATTAAAAGAATCAAAATCAGCACCTCACATTCTCTTTGCGGTTCAGGATCGAGGACGCGGTATTCCTGCTGACAAACTTGAAACAATTTTCCAACCTTTTCAGCAGGTAGATATTTCAGATGCGCAGCAAAAAAGAGGAATTGGACTAGGATTGGCAATCTGTAAAAGAATTGTTGAGCAACACGGCGGGCAGATTTGGGTAAATAGCGAGCTAGGAAAAGGAAGTATCTTTTATTTCACATTACCAATCGCGCAGCAAGATGTATAG
- a CDS encoding YidH family protein, producing MNEPLPARTPNIQAELAKERNRAAAERTLMAWIRTCLALISFGFGIDRIVSAIRSLQVAEDFNPVRFSRILGLAFVALGTYAMIVASIEHRQELHRIQREEDYLYTPRRSLGLSVAIALVCIGVIAFIGILF from the coding sequence ATGAATGAGCCGCTTCCTGCTCGCACACCAAATATTCAAGCTGAACTTGCCAAAGAGCGCAACCGTGCGGCTGCTGAGCGTACGCTAATGGCATGGATTCGGACGTGTCTAGCTTTGATTAGCTTTGGGTTTGGAATTGATCGCATTGTGAGTGCGATTCGTAGCTTGCAGGTTGCTGAGGACTTCAATCCTGTGCGGTTTTCGCGGATTCTTGGTTTAGCTTTTGTTGCCTTGGGAACGTATGCCATGATTGTGGCATCAATCGAGCATCGACAAGAACTACATCGTATCCAACGCGAGGAAGATTATCTTTATACGCCCCGTCGCTCATTAGGATTAAGCGTAGCGATCGCACTTGTTTGTATTGGTGTTATTGCATTTATTGGAATTTTGTTTTAA
- the nfi gene encoding deoxyribonuclease V (cleaves DNA at apurinic or apyrimidinic sites): protein MKIPRHHSWSLTVAEAIALQEKLTKEVITIDKIPQPVQYVAGVDMGFESSGTISRAAVAVLSFPDLQLHEYAIARRTTSFPYIPGLLSFREIPALLDALEKINTTPDLILCDGQGIAHPRRLGIASHLGLILDMPTIGVAKSLLVGKHEEVPNIKGSWQPLIHRQETVGAALRTRVGTKPVYISSGHRVSLPTAIDYVLQCTPKYRLPETTRIADKLSKSD, encoded by the coding sequence ATGAAAATTCCCCGACATCATTCTTGGAGTCTAACTGTAGCAGAGGCGATCGCCCTTCAAGAAAAGTTAACAAAAGAGGTGATAACTATAGATAAAATTCCTCAACCTGTGCAGTATGTTGCAGGAGTCGATATGGGTTTTGAATCCTCTGGGACAATTAGTCGTGCGGCTGTAGCGGTGTTGAGTTTTCCCGATTTGCAATTGCACGAATATGCGATCGCCCGTCGGACGACATCGTTTCCTTACATACCAGGCTTGCTATCGTTTCGGGAAATTCCTGCCTTACTCGATGCCCTAGAAAAAATTAATACCACACCAGATTTAATTCTCTGCGATGGTCAGGGAATTGCGCATCCGCGCCGATTAGGTATTGCTTCACATTTAGGGTTAATCTTAGATATGCCAACTATTGGTGTTGCGAAGTCTTTATTAGTTGGTAAGCATGAAGAAGTCCCAAATATTAAAGGTAGCTGGCAACCCTTAATCCATCGCCAAGAGACGGTTGGTGCAGCATTACGAACCCGTGTAGGCACAAAGCCAGTGTATATTTCCAGTGGTCATCGCGTCAGTTTACCAACAGCGATTGATTATGTCTTGCAGTGTACGCCAAAATATCGCTTGCCAGAAACAACAAGAATTGCAGATAAATTAAGTAAGAGCGATTAG